The Streptomyces capitiformicae genome contains the following window.
GGGCTGGAGAGTGGGATGCAGACTCACGGAACGGGACCCCTCGGGCGGTCGGTACGTGTCAGTACAGTCGGTACGTGTCGGCTACGTGGTGGGTGGTCTTCGTGGGTGGGGGCGTCGGCGTTGACGGCGGGAGTGGGCGTCGGCGGCTGTCGGTGGGTGCTGTGGAACGTTAAGTTACGCTGCTGAGAGGCACCCCGGCAGTGCTTTCGTGTGACGATCGTAGGCCCGATATGGACGGCTCGAATGCCAGGACGGTGGTAGTGTGCGCGCCTCGCTCATCCAGATCGGTGTAAACGAGGACGAATCGGTTGATTCGCGCAGGCGGCGTGTGGCGTCACTGGTACGGGAGCAGGCCGGCGCCGATCTCGTCGTCCTTCCCGAGCTGTGGACCACCGGCGCATTCGCGTTCGAGTCCTTCACGGCCGAGGCCGAGCCGCTGGAGGGGCCGACCTTCGAGGTGATGGCCAAGGCGGCGAGCGACGCGGGCGTCTGGCTGCACGCCGGCTCGATCCCCGAGCGAGACCCTGAGGGCCCCCTCTACAACACGTCTCTCATCTTCTCCCCCTCCGGCGAACTGGCCGCCGCCTACCGCAAGATCCACCGCTTCGGCTTCGACAAGGGCGAGGCCGTACTGATGGGCGCGGGGTCGGAGCTGGTGACGCTCCGCCTCCCCGAGACGACCATCGGCCTGGCCACCTGCTACGACCTGCGCTTCCCCGAACTCTTCCGCGGCCTCGTCGACGCGGGCGCCGAGACCCTCGTCATCCCCGCCGGCTGGCCCGAACGCCGCCGCGCCCACTGGACCCTTCTCGCCCAGGCCCGAGCGGTCGAGAACCAGTCGTACGTCCTCGCGTGTGGAACGGCCGGTACGCACGCGGGAGTTCCGCAGGCGGGTCACTCGATCGTGGTCGATCCCTGGGGCGAGGTCCTCGCGGAGGCCGGCTC
Protein-coding sequences here:
- a CDS encoding carbon-nitrogen family hydrolase, which translates into the protein MRASLIQIGVNEDESVDSRRRRVASLVREQAGADLVVLPELWTTGAFAFESFTAEAEPLEGPTFEVMAKAASDAGVWLHAGSIPERDPEGPLYNTSLIFSPSGELAAAYRKIHRFGFDKGEAVLMGAGSELVTLRLPETTIGLATCYDLRFPELFRGLVDAGAETLVIPAGWPERRRAHWTLLAQARAVENQSYVLACGTAGTHAGVPQAGHSIVVDPWGEVLAEAGSDEEILTVDFDPTKVPTTREQFPALKDRVLGLPTPRR